Proteins encoded by one window of Natronomonas salsuginis:
- a CDS encoding DUF7284 family protein — MARAVSTVLDVALCLLLVGVAVGTLTSAIPSEGDTMTVDSDPAAHAITTETAAIPSGEGETAHATLAEHLAQAVVLNVRIDGERLTESPYPASVRRTVEERTGNRVHVTARWEPYADSSLESEIEIGPAPPPTADTAATSVTVDSGMRSPTSTGSVESVAAAIAAAYVERLFPPERTRLRLVDPRTAPVTKDRYHRTARAVGTSVEWATDEASSSEANERLATRLAYRVEADLRAEYGTVGSVPVERVGRVEIVVRRWEP, encoded by the coding sequence GTGGCCCGAGCGGTGAGCACGGTGTTGGACGTGGCGCTGTGTCTGCTGTTGGTCGGCGTCGCTGTCGGAACGCTCACGAGCGCGATCCCGAGCGAGGGGGACACGATGACCGTCGACAGCGATCCGGCCGCACACGCGATCACGACCGAAACCGCAGCCATACCGAGCGGCGAAGGTGAGACGGCACACGCGACGCTCGCCGAGCATCTCGCGCAGGCGGTCGTTTTGAACGTGAGGATTGACGGGGAACGCCTCACCGAATCACCGTATCCGGCGTCCGTCCGCCGCACGGTCGAGGAACGAACTGGAAATCGGGTTCACGTCACTGCACGGTGGGAGCCGTACGCCGACTCCTCGCTCGAAAGCGAGATCGAGATCGGACCGGCACCGCCACCGACGGCCGACACGGCCGCGACGAGCGTGACGGTCGACAGCGGGATGCGGTCGCCGACGTCGACGGGATCGGTCGAATCGGTCGCAGCGGCGATCGCAGCGGCGTACGTCGAGCGGCTCTTTCCACCCGAACGGACCAGACTCCGGCTCGTCGATCCCAGAACCGCGCCGGTGACGAAAGACCGGTACCATCGCACCGCCCGAGCGGTGGGGACGAGCGTCGAGTGGGCGACCGACGAGGCGTCGTCGAGCGAGGCGAACGAGCGGCTCGCAACCAGGCTCGCCTATCGGGTCGAGGCCGACCTGCGGGCGGAGTACGGGACAGTCGGATCGGTACCAGTCGAGCGGGTCGGGCGAGTGGAGATCGTGGTCCGACGGTGGGAGCCGTGA
- a CDS encoding DUF7285 family protein, with amino-acid sequence MPSSSGKGQTEPLAALVAVLALGIGLSLYVGVLDSTLPFLTSDADVAPIAADALVAEASPFGVVHPPLGAAADAARPNGHALNGTLRAESRAWHEGPPRAEIADCVTRTVSVRTAPGTVRPGALEVCVWPER; translated from the coding sequence ATGCCGTCCTCGTCGGGTAAGGGCCAAACGGAGCCGCTCGCCGCGCTCGTCGCGGTCCTCGCGCTCGGGATCGGGCTCTCGCTGTACGTCGGCGTACTCGATTCCACGCTCCCGTTTCTCACCAGCGATGCGGACGTGGCACCGATCGCAGCCGACGCACTCGTCGCCGAGGCGTCGCCGTTCGGCGTCGTTCACCCGCCGCTGGGGGCGGCCGCCGATGCCGCACGACCGAACGGACACGCGCTCAACGGGACGCTCCGAGCTGAATCGAGAGCGTGGCACGAGGGGCCGCCACGCGCCGAAATCGCGGACTGCGTGACGCGGACGGTCAGCGTTCGGACCGCTCCCGGCACGGTTCGGCCGGGGGCTCTGGAGGTGTGCGTGTGGCCCGAGCGGTGA
- a CDS encoding DUF7283 family protein: MFGVPLDAWYVWIGLAIVSSAAFGVVTTLPSAAPPDAAGAARTVDSVAASAYAATGSHPLPNAESVRIGTDSISARGAGGTDHAAFGYGPVVPTIEGSRLHMVLLGEPPSRMFVSPSRFERAIWHARRAEPEWRGSERLTVRRVQWEGIDAVLVG, translated from the coding sequence ATGTTCGGAGTTCCGTTGGACGCGTGGTACGTGTGGATCGGATTGGCGATCGTCAGCAGCGCGGCGTTCGGCGTCGTCACGACGCTCCCGTCCGCAGCGCCGCCGGACGCAGCCGGAGCGGCGCGGACCGTCGACAGCGTGGCCGCGAGCGCGTACGCAGCCACTGGGAGCCATCCGCTTCCCAACGCCGAGAGCGTTCGGATCGGGACCGACTCGATCTCGGCTCGCGGTGCGGGCGGCACCGACCATGCAGCGTTCGGATACGGCCCCGTCGTACCCACAATCGAGGGATCGAGGCTCCATATGGTTCTCCTCGGAGAGCCGCCCAGCAGGATGTTCGTCTCGCCGTCGCGGTTCGAGCGAGCGATATGGCACGCGCGACGTGCAGAGCCGGAATGGCGGGGTTCCGAGCGATTGACCGTGCGCCGCGTTCAGTGGGAGGGGATCGATGCCGTCCTCGTCGGGTAA